One Brassica napus cultivar Da-Ae chromosome A5, Da-Ae, whole genome shotgun sequence DNA window includes the following coding sequences:
- the LOC106451788 gene encoding auxin-responsive protein IAA7 produces the protein MIGQLINLKATELCLGLPGDAEATENLAKSAVGNKRGFSETVDLMLNLQSNKEGAVDLNNVASASKDKTLLKDPAKPPAKAQVVGWPPVRNYRKNIITQQKTSGKEEASSEKAGNSGGGAYGAALVKVSMDGAPYLRKVDLKMYKSYKDLSDALAKMFSSFTMGNYGAQGMIDFMNESKLMDLLNSSEYVPSYEDKDGDWMLVGDVPWEMFVDSCKRLRIMKGSEAIGLAPRAMEKYCKNRS, from the exons ATGATCGGACAGCTTATTAACCTCAAGGCTACGGAGCTCTGTCTCGGCCTCCCCGGCGACGCTGAGGCCACCGAGAATCTGGCAAAATCGGCGGTGGGAAACAAGAGAGGCTTCTCAGAGACCGTTGATCTCATGCTCAATCTTCAATCCAACAAAGAAGGAGCCGTCGATCTTAACAACGTCGCCTCAGCTTCCAAAGACAAAACTCTCCTCAAAGACCCTGCTAAGCCTCCTGCTAA AGCCCAAGTGGTGGGATGGCCACCTGTGAGGAACTACAGGAAAAACATCATCACACAGCAGAAGACAAGTGGCAAGGAGGAGGCCAGCAGCGAGAAGGCTGGAAATAGCGGCGGAGGAGCTTACGGAGCTGCATTGGTTAAGGTATCCATGGACGGAGCTCCTTACCTAAGGAAAGTGGACCTTAAGATGTACAAAAGCTACAAGGATCTCTCTGATGCTTTGGCTAAAATGTTCAGCTCCTTTACTATGG GAAACTATGGAGCACAAGGAATGATAGATTTCATGAACGAGAGCAAGCTAATGGATCTGCTTAATAGTTCTGAATACGTTCCAAGCTACGAGGACAAAGATGGCGATTGGATGCTCGTCGGGGATGTCCCATGGGA AATGTTTGTCGACTCATGCAAACGTTTGCGCATTATGAAGGGATCTGAAGCAATTGGACTTG CTCCGAGAGCAATGGAGAAGTACTGCAAGAACAGATCCTGA